Below is a genomic region from Astyanax mexicanus isolate ESR-SI-001 chromosome 25, AstMex3_surface, whole genome shotgun sequence.
AACTATAAACAATGCTATAAGTGCAGAAGCTTTTTTGGCTTCGTTCACATTACCAGCCTGAAATTAGGCAGCTATTTACAGTCATTTTAAATCTCTAAGAATAGACAAAAAgatcaaaaacatattttaattccctgataaatctaataaaaaaaactcttgaaTAGTTTGTAACAATCAAGTaagtaaagcaaaataaaaaaacatttttctgttGATTCTGTCTAGATATCTCACATTACTGCAGATACAATAATGGTTACCTGGATGTGATCTAATAAGGAGAACTCTGTTGTCCAGTGCATTGACAGGTTTCTCAAAGCCACACAATGACTCTACAAGCTGAAGATCCATGGTCATGATCAGGTCCTCATCGTGTCTGTGTAGAAGTGTGACATATGTTAGAGTAATATTACAATGTATTAAACAAAGATCACAAAATAACATGTCAAAAATCTGTAGGCCTTTTAACTGTCTATTGCACTTATATGAGCATGTCCGTCACTATATCAAAACATGCCTTAGATGGTTTTCTCGTGAGCTTACCTCGTGAACACAGGATGTTCCCTCTGATTTAAGACAATAATGATATCTCCAGGTTCTAATCCAGGCTCCTGGTCCCCTTCCCCGTGGAAAACAATCTTCTGTTCATCTTTCATGCCTGTCAaacataatttagttttttttattattattattagtacatATGCCATACTTGGAACTGCAGTTCAGTTCACTAGGAGTGGAAGTCTACAGTCTACAATCTTACAGGTTTTGTTATGCACTTTATGCTTTTCTAAGCCAGACAAGCCCCAGTCCACACCTCCTTACCTTTATCAATGTGCACTTCCAGAATCTTTTTCTGTCGCAGGATTTTGCGTCCAGCGCAAGCTTTACAGCGGTCACGGTGGCTCAGGCGTTGACCTTGGCCGTGGCAGCCACCACAGATGGTGGAGATCTGTTGGACCATGCCAGGAACCAACTGATGTAGCCTAACCTGCACCCCAGTGCCCCTGCATGACGGACACACTTCCATGGCTCCTTTGCAACCCCCACGTCCTAAACAGTACAGCATGTGTTAATAACTAAGTACCTGAAACACTTAGAGCTTACCACATTAATCCatgtataatgattttttttaccttCACATTTTTCACAGATGACATTTTTCTGTACAGCCAGTTTTTTGGTGGCTCCATTGTAAAGCTCCTCCAAAGACACTGTCAGCTGGTGAACTACATTCTTCACTGTGAAATTAAAATCACATGATGTAATTTACAATTTACTCCAGTGCTTCCAATAATAGAGACTCCAAGATCTGTACTGACCCCTGTAGGTCAAAACCACAAATGACAACAAACCCTTTCCTATGCCTTATCAAAGGATttggtttttattttgaatattttgtttTACTCTATTAATTTGTATCGAGTACAACATAACTAACTTGcagtaataaatattataaagtcTATGCAAGACTGAAATGCTAccagaaataaaatacaaaataaaaataaaaattagatgTTTACATTTGAATTGtaccatttatatatttttgtttacttttattgtttattgttacaATTTTAGAGGTCGGTTGTAGTCCTAAGTAATTTATTTAATCTACTGTATTTCTAACCTGTTTGTCCAATTAAGGCTAACCCAAGataattgtatattttctacattaaataaatgcttaatttctacaaaaatgtaataaaaagtatatttttctcCATAGATAATATCAGTAGTTCAATTACAATAAATGCTAACAATATGTTGCACAATCAAGATGAGCCCCAGCCCTACAGATCATGGTCTACTTATGGTAATTTGCAGtaattcacaaaaaaaagttaatgaatataaaaatattagtcatttagtatttagttattttttcttatttgaaACCATAATTGTCTACGTCAAACTTACTAAAACCATATGGGTGTGataaaaactacattaaaatacagtctgtaaacacatttaatttcttaaattcccattacacttaattacaCTAACTATGCACAGCTAGGTTTAAGGTTTTAGGCTActaaaatgataaatatttttttcctgtatgTTTAACATTTCTACATGGCCTAAATCTACCCATTACAGgtgaataagaaaaataaatgaaaaagacaCCTATTTCAACGTTTTGATTTATATGTGCTAATTTTAGTTAACACACAACCATCCAACATGATTTTACACAAGGCATCAAATTTATCATAAGTCGCATAACaacgactctggtgggactcgaacccacaacctttgaatcaCATCTCAAGTGCTTgactagaagtccaatgcgctatccattgcgccacagagccacCTACTGAGCCCTGCTAGTAAACACAACCCTGAAATCCACCAAGACACCCGACCCTTTAGCACACTTGTGCTAGTGAACTTTATAAGTACCTTTCCTCTCTCGCTGCATGCGGCTCCCTCCACCAAAGAACAAGTTAAAAATGTCAAGCGGGGAGCCAAAGCCCCCCCCTCCACTTCCATTGCCTCCTTCTTTAATGGCCTTCTCTCCTCCTCGATCATACACTTCTCTCTTTTTTGCATCTGAGAGCACTTCATAGGCCTGGGAAATCTGTTTAAACTGCAGCGAGAAAAGGAGACACATGCTTTGGTCATTTCACAAGGacagaaaagtttattacagCCTTATGACTATGGTATTTCTGCTTAAAtctaaataacaaaaatgcatttaCAAGTACAAAACTGAAAGTGCATTTCGCTAAAACAATGACAACTGACAGCCACTCACCTTCTCCCCTTCTGTTGGATTTTTATCTGGGTGGTATTTCAAGGCCAGCTTGCGATAGGCTTTTTTCAGTTCATCAGGGCTTGCATTGGGTTTTACACCCAGCAGGTCATAAAAACCTGTTTCCTTCACCATGTTGACCACCAAACAGTTCAAACTGTGGAAAGAAAACCATAAAGAGCTGGGAAAGATAACTAAAATAAGCTTTTTATTAGCAGCGTAGCTAACTAactttttattttgacaggaaagTCTATAAATTACAAATAGCTCTCTATATATTTGGGAGACCGTGTTCATCTATATTGACCTAAGTTTAaaagcttgctagctaacttaTCAAAGAATTAAGGTTAGAAACATCAgcaacctagctagctaacctagctataacTTACATCTAGCTCACTTCATTAGCTCGCTAAGTCTCCGCCTATACAGATGACAACTGAAGTTAACTACCAAATTAACCTGTCTACTTTacctaactagctaagctagctagccaaTTAAGCTCACTACCCGAACTATTGTCACATGATTCCTGTAGTAGATTATGTAgcaaggtagctagctagctacccttTCACGGCGTTGAGACATTAGCCGGCTAGTCATCTACCTATGTAACATAACAGGGctatgctagttagcttagccaggttgctagctagctagctaccgctCTGTAAGAAGATTATGAAAATAAGCACGTgttcatttacttttactttcccCAACATGACAGAGTCATTATTTCAATATTATTTAGCAAAAATGTAATGGATAAATGTCTTACAGTGAGCGGCAGTGCTGGCCAGGCTCTTCTCTTCGACCTGTGTGTGTAAGGTTGCTCCTCTTCAGCCAGACGAAGGAACTTCTAGAAGCTTCCAGGGAGCCTCTGCTCCCTGGAAAGATGTTCAGCTCCTACTAAGCATGCGTAGTGCAGGCttcaagcatttttttatttttattacgaGCTAAAGTTTtccactataataataataataataataataataataataataataataataataataataattaatataatatcacATTTCTAAAAAAACTGCTGTTCGTTTGAGTAAGTaggtaaataactaaataaaaaagtaattaataatttatttatagatCACTCTTTTTAAAGCAAAGTGCCGTACACATGTTATTCAATAGCAGGGTCATTCTAGTACAGTTTAGAATCGATGGTACCAATGCCACCGTATTGAGAAACAAATTAAGGACGTTAGCTACTTAGTTTTCACCAGCATCCACCTACTCCACCgttcacaaacctgagtgaccctGTGTCCAttaacccctggatctgcagccttatctaaagagacaaaaataattaccaaaagctaaactaaacaaatacGTTTTCAGTTTTGAGACTGAGAATGTGTGAGACTGATAATATCCCGAACATATTCAGGGatattattccagagttggggagctttgaaagagaatgtttttttgcattagccttagcctttcgactatgccgccgagacgctacccattcgccccgctgtgagggcggAATCGAGGGGGTACTAGCTCTCTAActctcaccttgtttcagttgaaattagaaatttacacaaacaaactgcagtagcaaacagctaatccagcaaacctgaggaaaaagtctataaaagtagactgagagtggattaataagTGTGTAGAGCAAAAAGGAAGCAGAGTAAAAGAGAGTAAAcaagaagaaaacagaaaaatgtatAAGCTAAAGAGTAgagcaagctaacagcagcacacCAGCAACATAACCTGAtattgttttcacattttcactCGTATGGGAATCTccctgtttttatattttctgtactttGATACAATTAGTACTTTGATACAATTAGCTAGCAGTTGGACAATAATCCCAAAATAATCCTATTATCTCCTTCACTTAATACTTAAAAGTCCTTACAATAAGTAATACAACtgtaatatgtaatgtaaaatggTTTTTGGTggtttaatttatataattcgtataatattaatagtatatCACcattagtaatataataatataatatctgaTATTTATTAACGCTCTATTACACGAGCTTTTTTTTATGTTACTGCAATGTCAGGTTTTTGTTTGTAAACAATTTAAACAGGCAAATGCTGTatacacatttttatacatttatatattcatgcacatatacacattttatttcatAAAGTTATTTCAATTTTAAccattaacaaaaatatttattttacttttgttcactgtaacacaaaaaaaagttgagGCTTAACAAAATCAAAAAGTGCGACTccggtgggactcgaacccacaacctttgaatcaCATCTCAAGTGCTTgactagaagtccaatgcgctatccattgcgccacggAGCCACCTGTTGCTCAGGGGGAAGAACTGCGCCTATGAAATAAACCCACGTGCGAACTAGCTAAAACAACGGTGTTATTTTCAGtagaggaaatatatattataaaaacagCACAACGGTTGGGGTTGAAAATGGCATGGCTGTATTACCAaaacacacatttctcatgtTTTTAACTTGAATAGGTCATTCAATTGATACACAGGTTATTGTACGATATGTTTTCGGGAGCTTGAGTTTGTAAATTCTTACAGTCTTGGAAGAGactgtgttgtttttgttcagtAATAACAATCAAATTATGCAAGTCtgttttttctagtttttcaAGTTAATTGCAATTCCTGGAGTTAAAAAATATAACCTATAACGTTATATACACTGCCATCCACGAACGAAGCCCTGCATCAGCAGTTTTAAGGTGGACTGAAAAATTCCAACGCGTCGCAAAACGTGACCGCTTGCGTTTCTGGTTTTAAGAAAAACTCATCGTTGTTAAGTTGTTGGGTTGTAGTAATACGGTTCGAAAAtagtaatatactgtatgtatgtatacactTCTTTGTGAAAAGCACTCTctgttttcattgtttttcacTGTATTAAGCCCAGTACATAGCCCTGaagcccggatagctcagtcggtagagcatcagacttttaatctgagggtccagggttcaagtccctgttcgggcgcaAAGTTTTTGCCACAATTTTCAACTCACTGTTCATttacataatatatttatataacattagcatatttttggtaaaatactgtaaaataaaatagatatgactgcactatataaaatataagacAAGAGAACatccttttttaaaaatacaaagcCATCATAATGCTTTAGCTTGTCTTTACGactgcacttcaggatactttaaaagttcatgtcttaaattagactagaacattactcaaataaggctAGTCACTGTATAGCacctttacctcttcacaacacaactgatgctcttaaacacattcgAATAAATAACTCTTGATGacgcacagctgttaactgaaagcctgaattccaggtgactttacctaataaagctgactgagaaaatccagccaagatgtgctgagctgtcatctaagcaagaggtgttactttaaataacctaaaataataataataataataataataataaaaacattcttACCCTTACTCTTGTGTTGATCTTCATAGTCTTGgtggctttagtattaatcttaatcatcaatgcaaaaaaaagcactgaatttaaCAGCATGTGTccaaacacactttttttttcttcttggtaTTAATTGCAGTTGTTAATGTTAACAGCactagtttttattgttttagcatCGTCTCGGAGATGCAAACTTTTATGATGCATTACACAAAAGAAAAGTTCACACTGTGCTCAAtttctaacacacacatacataccagGTAATATTACTGCAAGCACATAGAATTACTGATTGTCTGGTGACTTCTGATGAAATCTGTTTATGtattcctttttatttcataatagATTGCAGtacaaaatatactatgccatgtcatttttctgaatattgcGATTCACTGGAATTTGGCAGTAACCCAATCAATGGGTTTACATGCTCCTGGGTAATCGGCTAATTACATAACTCAGGAACTCATCAGATGCCTATTTTGCATCCGGTCAATAATTTCACAAAAGCACGTGTTGTAAAGTTCAAACTTCCTGACACTTCTTTTTGTAGCCATGTATTTGTTTCATGATCTTAATAGAACAaaatgctgcagctcttgcaGTTTTCTTAATATTGTTGCAAAGAAGGAAGATTTTACTGCAGAAACCTTGGGCATAACTCTTAACCCTCACTGCTGCCTGTAGCAATGGATGCACATGTGCTTGTGAGTGTTCATGTTCACAATTATTTATGGGTTTAAATGCAGGGGCCAAATTCGATCTGTGTAGCTTAAGCATGGACACTGGTTTGATTGTTGTGGTACATGTTCCTCTTTAATGATCAGAAATCTAATCATGATTAGATGAGTGTAGGAAACATTTTAATTCAAACTAATCTAAACCCACAGTGCAAGACCACACAGTTCTGTGGaggggtaaaataaataaatacataaataaaaggcTAGAGTGAAAACAGCCTCAGATGTTAAATAAGGAACTGAAGGGTGTTGACCCTATGCAGCCactttttatctttattatatagATTAATCATTAAGGAGTATACCTGATCAACAACTCTTACCTTCTTTACCACCACACCTTTCTCCACCCAGTTTTGCTCTTCTTCTTTAGTAAACTTCATCATCAATAGCCTGTTCACCACCATCTTTCATACTGCTCTCTTCTTAATATATAAAACCCTCACCTCATTTGAGTCCTGCTCCTCATCTTCATTAATGCTCCTGCCTTTCAGTATCTCTCTTCTCCCTCAGTAACTGTAATCTTCATTTGCTTTCATACCCTTCGCTCCACCACTCTACATATCTACAAAAACATCTGCTTTCACTACATTTTGATTTCAACTATACAAATGTCCAGAGTTAATTATAAAACTGATATCCATTGAGTAAAACTTTATCATAATTTCCTATTAAAACAAATTGTGCGCTACCTGCCTGCTTAATTCCTGGGTTCTGTTTTTCTTCTGACTATCCTAGCAGATAGAAAACAAAATCATCAGATCATCAGTTTTATACAATAGAAATACTtttaatttcatgttttatcACAGGCATCAGTGTTAACaagatatttaaaaatgcagATTAATTCCTCTCAGTTTCAACCTccatctaacacttacacacacacacgtacacacacgcatgcacgcacgcacgcacacacactctgacaGACATACCTAACTTAGAACCAGGAGGGGAAAAAGAAAGTGACAGTTTTCTGCTGGATTAAAATCATTATCAGCCCTAAACATTACTTCtccaacacacaaacaaatgtttgtgcacacatatgcacatacacacccacacagacaTTAACAGTCAGACTCTCTTCAACAGCGACACGATGTGTGAAGTAACTTCTACCTGGACAAGGCAGTAATCctagaaggagaaaaaaaaagggaaaacaagAGCTGTTAAGACAAAATTTGAACTGAAAAGTCAGATCTCTGTGTGAATGGCATTCAATAGCATTTGAATCCGTTTCAcgtctgaaaaaaatatatatttttgggatactttcacctgctgtgtgaatgcagGCAAAGAGAACAGGTAAAGGAGGAATGACAAGAGATTTTAGTCTTTCCAATAAAATTTTGGCAATTTCACAATCATTTGTCAGTGCATGGCTGCATGAAACTGTATTGAATCATTGTACCCAGGTCTTTGAAGAAAGCCTGAGTATTAGCAATTTTAAATTCCATTCTAACCATTCATGTGTTTTGCAAATTCCTCGTCCACTATACAAGGTTCATAcacttaacaaatacatttccatgatttttccatgacttttctaagCCTTCAAAAgcttttaaagagtaaaaaaaaaactgtatagctcacactggcagcttc
It encodes:
- the dnaja1 gene encoding dnaJ homolog subfamily A member 1, whose translation is MVKETGFYDLLGVKPNASPDELKKAYRKLALKYHPDKNPTEGEKFKQISQAYEVLSDAKKREVYDRGGEKAIKEGGNGSGGGGFGSPLDIFNLFFGGGSRMQRERKVKNVVHQLTVSLEELYNGATKKLAVQKNVICEKCEGRGGCKGAMEVCPSCRGTGVQVRLHQLVPGMVQQISTICGGCHGQGQRLSHRDRCKACAGRKILRQKKILEVHIDKGMKDEQKIVFHGEGDQEPGLEPGDIIIVLNQREHPVFTRHDEDLIMTMDLQLVESLCGFEKPVNALDNRVLLIRSHPGELIRPGDKKCVLNEGMPIYRRPFEKGRLIIHFNVVFPEANFLPVDKLKQLEQYFPDTREKSESDSMEDDLYIYADLEDCDLSHRRRQHHYIEEEEDFHPGGGVQCQTS